GACATCCAGCATATCGTCACAGCCTGTAAGTCCTGCTAAAAGAAAAAACGAAAATATATAGGTATATTTAGTGAAAATATTTTTCATAATTTGTAGAATTAAAATGTAAACTGAGTTCCAAAAGTTATTGTACGTAATGGAGGCAATGCCAATCCTTGTGTTTCTGGATCAAGCCCTTTATATTTGGTAAAGGTTACTAAATTCTGCCCCTGAAGCGAAAGACGGATTGCTTTTATATATTTCTGAGTTCTTTCCTTTAGAGGAACCTGGTAAGAGGCATTTACATTTTTAAGTTTTATATAAGATGCATCGATCATAGTAGCATTTGACCCCATATAATCATAGAAGCCACTCTGATAACCTGAGCTTAGAACATTTCCTTGTGCCAAGTAATCTCTATACTCATCTATCTGAAAATTAGCATTACTATAAGGATATCCTGGCTGAGCACCCTGAGTAGCCATTAATGTTGTGCCATCCTGTTTTACGAATTGGAATAGAAAGTCAAGAGTAAAGGCTTTATAGCTAATTGTATTTGAGATACCGCCATAATATTTTGGATATACTGGACCATAATATTCTCTGTCCCCCACTTTTGTATCTGCTAATCCGCGGGAAATTTTTCCGTCCCCGTTTGCATCTTTAAATTGTGGTTCTCCATTAATATTGCCTGTATAAGTATATAAATATCGGCTGCCTAAAGGTCTGCCCACAACGTATTGAGAGTAATAGCTGGTAAATTCAATACCATCAAATTTGGCTAATTTATTTGAGTTAGTCGAAATATTAAAAGAAGTTGACCACGTTAAATCTTTGGTACGGATGTTTGTTGTACTTAAAGTGAATTCCCATCCTTGATTTTCAACTTGAGCAGGTAAATTTGCTGTATAAGTGGTAAATCCTGCTTGTGGACTAAGTGTATAATCGACTAATTGATTACTGGAACTATTTTTGTAATAAGCTGTAGTGAAAGAAATACGATCCTTAAGGAAACTTAAATCTAAAGCTGCTTCAAATTTCTTGGTAAGCCCCCATTTAATATTTGGATTGGCAATTTTGGTAGCCACCATAGAAGGATTTCCAAGACCATAAGTGCGTGCTTGATAAGTATCGGCATATCTGTAATTTCCAATCTCGTCGCTTCCAATTTCTCCATAGCTGGAGCGGATTTTACCAAAACTTAGCCATGAGTTGTCCTTTAAGAACTTTTCTTCGGTAAAAATCCATGCTCCTCCAACAGAACCAAAATTTCCATAACGGTTATTAGCACCAAATTTAGAAGAACCATCTCTTCTGAAGTTTACATTCAGAATGTATTTGTTTTCAATATTATAATTAAGTCTGCTGAAAAGAGAAATGTATTTGTATTCTGAACTTCCATTAGATGCAGATATTGTTCCTGCAGCTGCTACATTACCAATCAAATTATCAGAAGAATATTCTGAGGCACTTAAAAAAGCCGGCATTTCAGCTTTTCTGTCCTGCCACGATCCTCCAACAAGTGCTGTAAGGTTGCCTTTCCATAATTGGGTTGTATAATTAAGCTGAGGCTCTATGGTAAAATTATTGGTATTGTTTGTTGAAGTAGTGTAAGATCTATTTGTATCATATCCATTCGCTTCGTCATATACGTAGTTACTGGCAGACGCAGGCATAAACTGTTTTGTAAGCATTTGAGCCCTTCCGTATCCCAAATCTGTTTTAAAAGAAAGCCCTTTTACGATTTCATATTGAAGGGCTAAACTGGTAATTAAGTTAAGTCCTTTATCATCAACTCTTTTTCCTAACGCAGCAAGAGGATTAATATCACTAAAATAATCCGGAGACCAGTAATAACTGCCATCTGCATTATAAATTGGGCGGTTGGGAGCAGTGCCTACTGCATAAGTTGTGATATCAAAAAAAGGAAGCTGATTATGATCTGTTGATAAAAGGACAGATGCTCCTATTTTTAATTTTTTATCCAGTGTGCTGTGATTTAAATTAAAGTTTGTAGAGAATTTATCGTAGGTGAAATCTCCGGGTACAACAGTAGTTTCTTTATGGTAAGCGGCACTTAAAAGAAAGTTTGTGGTATCATTTCCACCTCTTAATGAACCTGAATAATTATTGAAATTTGCTGTACCACCTATCAATTTTTTCTGCCAGTTGGTGTATGCATTAGGATCCCAGTCTGTAATAGCAATACCGTTACTATCCACATTTGCAACATCACCATTATTGTCTAAGGCAGTTTGTAGCATATTCAGGTAAGCAGGGGTATCTAATGTTTTTATCATATGGGCTACTTCAGAGACCCCGGAGTTTGTCGTTATAGTAAATTCTGTTTTTCCAGCCTTTCCTTTTTTGGTTGTAATAAGTACAACACCATTAGCTCCTCTTGAACCATAAATGGCCGTAGCATCAGCGTCTTTAAGGATTTCAATACTTTCTATATCATTTGGATTCAGAATGTTTAATGGGCTTGTTCTTTTTTGTGCTCCCCTAACAACTTGCATATTTGCCTGACCTCCATCTTTTTGAGACTGTTCTTTTATATCATCACCTATATAAGGAACTCCGTCTATAATATAAAAGGGTAGGTTGTCTCCCTGAATAAAATTTCGACCACGTATACTAATATTCATATCGCTTCCTGCATATCCTGATGTCTGTGTAACAAAAACCCCCGGAGTTCTTCCTTGTAATGTTTGCAAAATGTTAGTTACCGGCTGTTTTTCAATATCTTCAGCTGTAATTTTAACTACAGATCCTGTATTTGTTCTTTTGGTAGTTGTCCCATAACCAATTACTACGATTTCATCAAGTTTAGCTAAATCTGGCTGCATTTTGATGGTAACTGTAGTTTGGTTTTCGACTGTAACATCTTGTGTTTTATACCCTAAGTAGGATATTCTGAGTACATGTTTTCCTGATGGTAATTCTATAGAGAATTGCCCATCGAAATCAGATACCCCATGCTTGTTACTTCCAACAAGAAAAACGCTCACCCCGGGTAGAGGAAATCCGTTTTCATCTAAAATTTTTCCGCTTAGGTAATAATTAGCTTCGGCTTTTGTCTCTTTGAGATTTTCTTTTTTATAAACAATAACATTTTGATCTACTTGTTTATAAACCAGATTACTGCCCTGAAATGCAGCATTTAAAATTTCACTTACTGATCTTCTCCCTTTTGGTGTACTAATTTTAGGGAAATTATTAATAAGCTGTGGCTGATAAGCGAACAGTAATCCCGTTTTATTTTCAATAGTTTTAAACAGGGTTTTAATATCCTGATTGTGAAGTTCAATATCAACAGATATCGTTTCTAAACTCTGACCACTCATTTCATTTGCAAATACCATAGGAGTACCGCACGTGAGTAAAAAAATGTAGAATAAACTGATGCGCATGATCATGATGGTTTTTTTTGAAAGCCCGAACAAAGAATTGTTCTTTTCACTTTCAAACATGGTTGTTTTAAAGCGTAATTTCATAAATTTGCTTGTTTTTAATGGTTACTGGTTTAATTATTAAGAATCGAGGCCATCTGGTGTAGGAGCTGGATGGCTTTTTTGTATTTATTATAGATTTTGGTTTTAAGGTTAATATTTATTTTATTTAGCTTTCTAAAGTAGGAGGTTTAGTCAGCCTTTTTCTTTTTTAATTATTCGCAGCCTTTTCCATCCAAAATGATGGTTCCGGTTTTGTTGTAACGATATTCTGTTTCAATAACACTCGAAATTACTTTTAAGACATGATCCAGATCTTCATCATTAAGGAAACTCGCGGTTATCCTGCAATTCCTGATTTTTTCATTCGATAATAAAATCTGTACTTTGTATTTCTGCGAAATTAAAGCAACAGCTTCTTCCATATTGATATCGTCCAGAATCAGGTAGTTGCTTTTCCATTCGGTTACAACGGCAGCACTTATTTTATTCTGTTCAAAACTTAAATTATTTTTATTTACTTTAATCTGCTGATTAGGAGTTATTATACCATATATTTTTTCTGCATCTCCAACCTGAACTTTACCTCTTGTCACCGTAACTTCTATATTTTTAGAAGAATCAAAAGCATTAATATTAAATGCAGTACCCAAAACTTTCGTCTGTACCTTGCCGGTATGTACGATGAAAGGCTTCTTTTCGTTTCTTTTGATGTCAAAAAAAGCTTCCCCGGTGAGGGTTACTTCACGCGTTTTGTTACCAAAAGAATTCTGTTCATATTTTAAGGTACTATTGTCGTTCAGTATAACCGTACTTCCATCTGGCAGACGAACCAATTGTTTTCCGCTAAAGTCTACCGAAGTATTTTCTGCAATTACAGGTTGCTCAGTAACGGGAATAGTATTTTCTGTTTTTGGTTTAAAAAACAGGCTGTTGCCAATCGCGATTAAAGCAATGATACTCGCTGCAGCGAAGAGCAGGCGCACGACCACCTTTTTATTGCTTCTTTGTGGTTCTAATGAAACCACTTTTTGGCTATTTTCTGAATCTGACAAAATCCTGTTGAGTATGTAATCGCTCTTTTCCTTGTCTAACAATTCAGAAGAAGGATTTTCCCTAAGCATCAAATCAATTTTTTCTTTTAAGAAGTCGTCATGATAATTCAGCTGGATCATTTCCATCAATTTCTGCTCATCAGAAACCGACAATTTATTCTTCAGATAGCTTTCAAATAATTCTTCGAATTTTTTTTGCTGCATGTCCTGTATATTAAGTTAGTGCTTATTTAAAATTTGAGGTTATTTTTTTAGTATACTAAAAGTAGGGGGTAGTACCTGTTTTTAGCATGTTTTTATTATAAAGACAGTTAAAAAAAGGGGAGGGAGTAGTTGAAAGTAAAAAAAAAGTAAAAAAATGGTAAAAAAATAGCAAAGGATGCCTTTTTGAAAGAAAATTTTTAAAGTCCGCTTTTTAAAAACAGAAGGACAGACAGGAACATATTCATATACGGACTAATCTTATGGCGTATGAATTTTAGAGCCTGAGCCATATGTTTTTTTACAGTTTCTGTAGAAATGCCTAAGTCTTCACCAATTTTCTGATGGCTCAATCCTTCCCATTTTGCCATTTTATAGATTTTTTGCTGCTGAGGGGGCAGTTGTTGCACTATTTTATTCAGGATTATATTGTACTGATCGTCTTTTATACCGTGATCTGTATCGCTTAATGTATCATTCGAAGTGATTTCTGTCATTAGGGTGCTTTCACGGGCAATTTTTTTGATTGTATTGAATATATGATTTCGTGAAATGATAAAAAGATAATTTTCAAAACTATCAATTTCTCCTAAATTCTGATGACTGAGCCATATTTTCAAAAAGACGTCCTGAACAGCTTCTTCAGACTGAATAACAGATTTGGTTATTCTTAATGCTGTTGCATAGACAATATGTTTATATTGATTGTATAACGCTGTAAATGCCAGTTCACTTCCCTGAGATAGCTCAAGAAGAAGTTTCTTTTGATCTGAACTGGAATTTGATGGCATGGTATTTAATTGTTTCTAATTGGCAATATTATTTATTTTTTTTGAAAGCTGTATATTTTATCTGAAATTATGGTGTAAAAATATCACTTTGACAATCTAGCCTCTTAATATTGAAATATCAAAAAAATAAATGCCTTAGTTTTGCGGAAGACTTAATGTAAGTAAAAAGTAGTATTGCGATATTGTAGGTTAAAACTTCTAATTTTTAAGAATATTGTATTTTGGAGTAAAAAATAAAAGCTTTTTTGATAAAAAATCATAAAGTTATAATCCTTTAATCAAAAAAAAAACATGTAAGTGTCCATATTAATATGATACGATTTTTAAAAAATAGATTTCAAATGCAGCTTAAAACTTAAACTTAAATCTATATTGTATAATTATTTTGAACTAAAATTTAAAGACAGTTTTTAACTACAATATTGATTGATTTCTTAGATTTGTATGAAGAATTGTAAAGACATTCTATCATGCCAATAATAGAACAATCACAGTATAATTTTCCTCCTGTTGTCCATCGCAACAGACATATTTCTACTATTTATGCCGCTTTGTTCAAAAAGTTTGAAGTTCCCGCATATACCAGGGAAAAATACGAACTGAATGACGGCGATTTTATCAATATAGATTTTATTATAAACGATCCTAATAAAGCAGTTATTTTATGTCACGGTCTGGAAGGTGATTCACGCAGGACTTATAATAATAGCTGTTCGGCATACTTTCAGCAAAAAGGATTTTCAGTTTTCGCCTGGAATAACCGTACTTGCGGAGGAGAAATGAACCGTCTTCCAAGACTTTATCATCATGGTGCGGTTGATGACCTTGATGAAGTGGTTCAGTTTGTTTTAAAAAAAGGATTCGAAGAGGTTTATCTGATTGGCTATTCTATGGGAGGAGTTCAGCTTTTGAATTATTTGGGCTGGACAAAAATTGATGAACGCATAAAAGCGGCTGTTTCGATTTCGGTACCCACTCATATAGCGACAAGTGCAGCTGTTCTTAAACAAGGTTTTAACAGGGTTTATTTAAAGAATTTTACAATAGATATTAAAAGAAAGCTTAAATACAAAGCTGCCCAGTTTCCTGATTTTATAAACAGCGATCAGATTGATAAAATTTCTTCTTTTGATGAAGTTGACCAGTATTTTACAGCGCCACTACACGGATTTGCAAGCCGGGATGAGTATTATGAGCGCGTTTCGCCTGAATTTTCCCTAAAAGACATTACCACTCCGGTTTTAATCATTAATTCGCTTGATGATCCTTTTTTAGGAGAAAGATGTTATCCAAGGGCTATAGCCCAAAATAGTAAATATGTTTATCTTGAAACCCCAAAATATGGTGGTCACTGCGCTTTTCCTATGCGAAATTCAACCTATTCTTATGCGGAGAAAAGAGCGTATGAGTTTTTCGAATCTTTAAGCCTTCAAATTTTTCAAGCCTGATATTAAAGTTTGGGTTTGAACGGAAGCTTTCAATTAGTTTAATATAAAGGCAAAATGGCCGAAATTGCTTTCGGCCATAATAAAGAATTATTTGTTATTGATAAACTAACATTTTTAGATTGGTCTTTTGTAAACGGTTACATCATCTACCCAC
The Flavobacterium flavigenum genome window above contains:
- a CDS encoding SusC/RagA family TonB-linked outer membrane protein, translating into MKLRFKTTMFESEKNNSLFGLSKKTIMIMRISLFYIFLLTCGTPMVFANEMSGQSLETISVDIELHNQDIKTLFKTIENKTGLLFAYQPQLINNFPKISTPKGRRSVSEILNAAFQGSNLVYKQVDQNVIVYKKENLKETKAEANYYLSGKILDENGFPLPGVSVFLVGSNKHGVSDFDGQFSIELPSGKHVLRISYLGYKTQDVTVENQTTVTIKMQPDLAKLDEIVVIGYGTTTKRTNTGSVVKITAEDIEKQPVTNILQTLQGRTPGVFVTQTSGYAGSDMNISIRGRNFIQGDNLPFYIIDGVPYIGDDIKEQSQKDGGQANMQVVRGAQKRTSPLNILNPNDIESIEILKDADATAIYGSRGANGVVLITTKKGKAGKTEFTITTNSGVSEVAHMIKTLDTPAYLNMLQTALDNNGDVANVDSNGIAITDWDPNAYTNWQKKLIGGTANFNNYSGSLRGGNDTTNFLLSAAYHKETTVVPGDFTYDKFSTNFNLNHSTLDKKLKIGASVLLSTDHNQLPFFDITTYAVGTAPNRPIYNADGSYYWSPDYFSDINPLAALGKRVDDKGLNLITSLALQYEIVKGLSFKTDLGYGRAQMLTKQFMPASASNYVYDEANGYDTNRSYTTSTNNTNNFTIEPQLNYTTQLWKGNLTALVGGSWQDRKAEMPAFLSASEYSSDNLIGNVAAAGTISASNGSSEYKYISLFSRLNYNIENKYILNVNFRRDGSSKFGANNRYGNFGSVGGAWIFTEEKFLKDNSWLSFGKIRSSYGEIGSDEIGNYRYADTYQARTYGLGNPSMVATKIANPNIKWGLTKKFEAALDLSFLKDRISFTTAYYKNSSSNQLVDYTLSPQAGFTTYTANLPAQVENQGWEFTLSTTNIRTKDLTWSTSFNISTNSNKLAKFDGIEFTSYYSQYVVGRPLGSRYLYTYTGNINGEPQFKDANGDGKISRGLADTKVGDREYYGPVYPKYYGGISNTISYKAFTLDFLFQFVKQDGTTLMATQGAQPGYPYSNANFQIDEYRDYLAQGNVLSSGYQSGFYDYMGSNATMIDASYIKLKNVNASYQVPLKERTQKYIKAIRLSLQGQNLVTFTKYKGLDPETQGLALPPLRTITFGTQFTF
- a CDS encoding FecR family protein; protein product: MQQKKFEELFESYLKNKLSVSDEQKLMEMIQLNYHDDFLKEKIDLMLRENPSSELLDKEKSDYILNRILSDSENSQKVVSLEPQRSNKKVVVRLLFAAASIIALIAIGNSLFFKPKTENTIPVTEQPVIAENTSVDFSGKQLVRLPDGSTVILNDNSTLKYEQNSFGNKTREVTLTGEAFFDIKRNEKKPFIVHTGKVQTKVLGTAFNINAFDSSKNIEVTVTRGKVQVGDAEKIYGIITPNQQIKVNKNNLSFEQNKISAAVVTEWKSNYLILDDINMEEAVALISQKYKVQILLSNEKIRNCRITASFLNDEDLDHVLKVISSVIETEYRYNKTGTIILDGKGCE
- a CDS encoding RNA polymerase sigma factor; translation: MPSNSSSDQKKLLLELSQGSELAFTALYNQYKHIVYATALRITKSVIQSEEAVQDVFLKIWLSHQNLGEIDSFENYLFIISRNHIFNTIKKIARESTLMTEITSNDTLSDTDHGIKDDQYNIILNKIVQQLPPQQQKIYKMAKWEGLSHQKIGEDLGISTETVKKHMAQALKFIRHKISPYMNMFLSVLLFLKSGL
- a CDS encoding YheT family hydrolase, whose product is MPIIEQSQYNFPPVVHRNRHISTIYAALFKKFEVPAYTREKYELNDGDFINIDFIINDPNKAVILCHGLEGDSRRTYNNSCSAYFQQKGFSVFAWNNRTCGGEMNRLPRLYHHGAVDDLDEVVQFVLKKGFEEVYLIGYSMGGVQLLNYLGWTKIDERIKAAVSISVPTHIATSAAVLKQGFNRVYLKNFTIDIKRKLKYKAAQFPDFINSDQIDKISSFDEVDQYFTAPLHGFASRDEYYERVSPEFSLKDITTPVLIINSLDDPFLGERCYPRAIAQNSKYVYLETPKYGGHCAFPMRNSTYSYAEKRAYEFFESLSLQIFQA